In Legionella spiritensis, the following proteins share a genomic window:
- a CDS encoding TrbI/VirB10 family protein produces MNENNNLLSPDSSPQKLTTAGVRRVNNMPLFIAIGVLTVFVVLIALVAQKRANAQNQITEPAKLKTAKKNTMNLAYEVVGDHKSGMIAANSAVKANPLEPSLPMPVPQQPTVKLETEDQAIPDNEIERIRQEKTQAFEEAVKAKTSIMVENARLNGKDNTVGNDVNGANSFKEQLQSLQGMQKSMPMPQTLGGIEDESRWHLNSKLENPNSRYELRAGGVIPGVMVSGISSELPGQIIGQVSQNVYDTATGRYLLIPQGTKLIGIYSSDVSFGQDSVLIAWQRLVFPDGKALDIGSMPGADSAGYGGFRDQVNHHYARIYGSALLMSGIVAGITYSQNANQSNQIGYNQPTAGNVLSEALGQQLGEVTSQLVSKNLNVSPTIHVRPGYRFNVIVVKDLTFKQPYRSFAYS; encoded by the coding sequence ATGAATGAAAATAACAATCTGTTATCACCGGATTCCTCGCCACAAAAGCTCACCACAGCAGGCGTTAGACGAGTAAACAACATGCCGTTATTCATTGCTATTGGTGTTTTAACGGTATTCGTTGTGTTGATAGCGCTTGTTGCCCAAAAAAGAGCGAATGCGCAGAACCAAATCACAGAACCAGCAAAGCTAAAAACAGCCAAGAAAAATACCATGAATCTTGCTTACGAGGTTGTGGGGGATCATAAGTCAGGGATGATTGCAGCAAATAGTGCAGTAAAGGCAAATCCTTTGGAACCTTCATTGCCAATGCCTGTGCCGCAGCAACCAACGGTAAAACTTGAAACAGAAGATCAGGCTATACCTGATAATGAAATTGAACGTATTCGCCAGGAAAAGACCCAAGCGTTTGAAGAAGCAGTGAAAGCAAAAACATCCATTATGGTGGAAAACGCTCGCTTGAATGGTAAGGACAATACAGTTGGAAATGATGTAAATGGTGCCAACTCTTTTAAAGAGCAACTTCAAAGTTTACAAGGCATGCAAAAAAGCATGCCGATGCCGCAAACTTTGGGGGGTATCGAGGATGAAAGTCGCTGGCATTTAAACTCAAAACTTGAAAACCCCAACAGTCGCTATGAATTAAGGGCAGGAGGCGTGATTCCAGGGGTGATGGTCAGTGGTATTTCCTCCGAACTACCAGGGCAGATTATCGGCCAGGTGTCGCAAAATGTGTATGACACGGCGACCGGCAGGTATCTTTTAATCCCGCAGGGAACAAAGCTTATTGGCATTTACTCCAGCGATGTAAGTTTTGGTCAGGACTCGGTTTTGATTGCCTGGCAGCGCCTGGTTTTTCCAGATGGGAAAGCATTGGATATTGGTTCCATGCCTGGGGCGGACAGTGCGGGTTATGGCGGGTTTCGAGATCAGGTCAATCACCATTATGCAAGAATTTATGGTTCGGCCCTTTTAATGTCGGGCATTGTTGCGGGCATTACCTACAGCCAAAACGCCAATCAATCCAACCAAATTGGTTACAACCAACCGACAGCTGGCAATGTTTTGAGTGAGGCACTAGGCCAGCAACTGGGTGAGGTGACTTCGCAGCTGGTGTCGAAAAATCTCAATGTGTCACCGACCATTCATGTGCGTCCTGGTTACCGTTTTAATGTCATCGTTGTGAAAGACTTAACCTTTAAACAGCCCTACCGATCGTTTGCGTATTCATAG
- a CDS encoding zincin-like metallopeptidase domain-containing protein, with translation MTKLSHHQIVANQIIESLKLGTAPWLKPWEPGIGNGQIPFNPVTGKRYRGINALYLMLNQTGDNRWLTYKQAQSIDAQVRKGEKGTTVQYWKFTDEKVKKDETGKPILDEHGNPVKVQVNLERPKVFYARVFHASQIDNMPELVQKEQDWSLIERAENLLINSGANIFHSEADRAFYRLSTDSIHLPPKEQFKSAAHYYATALHELGHWSGHASRLNRDLSHPFGSEGYAKEELRAEIASMLLGAELGIGHDPSQHTAYIKSWIRVLEDDPLEIFRASADAEKIVSHICSLEQVQELNQEHSIQTRDEQPKEEILMESKQSISEKVWLSIPYKEKDKAKSVVGKLADGTPAIAWDKEQKCWYANPGVSIEKIKAWLPENQILQEDKALSPADEFKEALISLGAIVTGDHPIMDGKPHRIQMDDDKHGEKAGFYVAHLDGIPAGYIKNNRTGSELKWKCKGYILTDEQKSALKVQALENQKNRELELDEKHKNTALKLKHRLSKMKEATELTPYMKSKGIQVHSGVYTSPAHKITCIPAMDIDGKIWSIQYIGDDGTKNFAKDSRKEGCFHALGGLEKLADSPVIVIAEGYATAATIKEATGLPAVVSAFDSGNLKSVAKAIHEKYPNTPIMLAADDDKHLEQSKGINPGKEKAGEAADAVNGFIVIPIFAPGEQSSNPKEFSDFNDLANLSKLGIEGVKRQIKPTIEKIARRYNQLRQWRGSNVVHIV, from the coding sequence ATGACTAAGTTGTCTCACCACCAGATTGTCGCCAATCAAATCATTGAAAGCTTGAAACTTGGAACCGCTCCATGGCTAAAGCCATGGGAGCCAGGTATTGGTAATGGCCAAATCCCTTTTAACCCTGTCACAGGAAAGCGCTATCGCGGCATCAATGCTTTGTATTTGATGCTGAATCAAACCGGAGACAATCGCTGGCTAACCTACAAACAAGCCCAAAGCATTGATGCACAAGTGAGGAAGGGAGAAAAAGGCACAACCGTTCAATATTGGAAGTTCACCGATGAAAAAGTAAAAAAAGATGAGACGGGAAAACCAATCCTCGATGAGCATGGTAATCCGGTTAAAGTGCAAGTCAACCTTGAAAGACCCAAGGTGTTTTATGCCAGGGTTTTCCATGCCTCACAAATTGATAATATGCCGGAACTCGTTCAAAAAGAACAGGACTGGTCTTTAATTGAAAGAGCGGAAAACTTGCTGATTAATTCTGGTGCTAACATTTTTCATTCGGAAGCCGACAGAGCATTTTACAGGTTATCAACCGACAGCATTCACCTTCCTCCCAAAGAGCAATTTAAATCTGCAGCCCATTATTATGCAACAGCGCTTCACGAATTAGGCCACTGGAGTGGCCATGCTTCAAGGCTTAATCGAGACTTGAGCCATCCATTTGGCAGTGAAGGGTATGCCAAAGAAGAATTAAGAGCTGAAATTGCCAGCATGCTGTTAGGCGCAGAGCTTGGCATCGGTCATGACCCTTCTCAACACACAGCCTATATCAAATCATGGATTCGTGTTTTAGAAGATGATCCGCTGGAAATATTCAGAGCGTCAGCTGATGCGGAAAAGATAGTCAGCCATATTTGCTCATTGGAACAGGTCCAAGAGCTTAATCAAGAGCACTCCATTCAAACCAGGGATGAACAACCAAAAGAGGAAATCCTCATGGAATCCAAACAATCTATCTCTGAGAAAGTCTGGCTTAGTATCCCTTACAAAGAAAAAGACAAAGCAAAATCTGTGGTTGGTAAACTGGCTGATGGTACACCTGCCATTGCTTGGGATAAAGAACAAAAATGCTGGTATGCAAACCCTGGTGTTTCTATTGAAAAGATCAAAGCCTGGCTTCCAGAAAACCAAATTTTGCAAGAAGATAAAGCCCTTTCACCTGCTGATGAATTCAAAGAAGCATTAATCAGCTTAGGCGCCATAGTAACAGGCGATCATCCCATCATGGATGGTAAACCCCATCGAATACAAATGGACGATGATAAACACGGTGAAAAGGCGGGCTTTTATGTGGCCCATTTAGATGGTATTCCCGCAGGCTATATCAAAAATAACCGCACAGGTAGCGAATTAAAATGGAAGTGCAAAGGTTATATATTAACCGATGAGCAGAAATCAGCGCTCAAGGTGCAGGCACTCGAAAATCAGAAAAATCGAGAACTTGAGCTTGATGAAAAGCATAAAAATACCGCGCTCAAACTAAAACATAGGCTATCCAAAATGAAAGAGGCCACCGAGCTAACCCCTTACATGAAATCAAAAGGTATTCAGGTTCACTCCGGTGTTTATACCAGCCCTGCTCATAAAATAACCTGCATCCCTGCAATGGATATTGATGGCAAAATCTGGAGTATTCAATACATCGGTGATGATGGCACCAAAAATTTTGCTAAAGACTCCAGAAAGGAAGGCTGCTTTCATGCATTAGGTGGCTTAGAAAAACTTGCTGATTCGCCTGTTATTGTCATTGCTGAGGGTTATGCAACTGCGGCAACGATAAAAGAAGCCACTGGGCTACCAGCGGTCGTTTCTGCCTTTGATTCAGGAAATCTAAAATCGGTGGCAAAGGCTATACATGAAAAATATCCTAATACCCCGATCATGCTGGCCGCAGATGATGATAAACACCTTGAACAATCAAAAGGTATCAACCCAGGCAAAGAAAAGGCTGGCGAAGCCGCTGATGCTGTTAATGGCTTTATTGTTATACCAATCTTTGCACCAGGGGAGCAATCATCAAATCCTAAGGAATTCAGTGATTTTAATGACTTAGCCAACCTCAGCAAGCTAGGCATCGAGGGTGTTAAACGTCAAATAAAGCCAACGATAGAAAAAATTGCTAGGAGATACAATCAACTGCGCCAATGGCGAGGAAGCAATGTCGTGCATATCGTTTAG
- the traF gene encoding conjugative transfer signal peptidase TraF, with protein sequence MRKLTAWISIFLLSILSAVLLLVVMGFRINLTDSIPSGLYRITDIKNLKNAFVIFCPEDKPAFQQARDRGYIDSGLCPGNYGYLMKKVVAIKGDNISVIDEGVFVNRQRIPFSKPISTDGMNRPLPEWHAKDYPLKEDELLTMTSQSSWSFDSRYYGPVSIKQIKGVIIPIWVKNNTGESA encoded by the coding sequence ATGAGGAAGTTGACGGCCTGGATTAGCATTTTTTTGCTGAGCATCTTAAGTGCGGTACTCCTTCTGGTGGTTATGGGCTTTAGGATCAACCTGACCGATTCTATCCCTAGTGGACTTTATCGCATAACGGACATTAAGAATCTTAAAAATGCTTTTGTCATATTTTGCCCGGAAGATAAGCCAGCCTTTCAACAAGCAAGAGATAGAGGCTATATCGATAGCGGTCTTTGCCCGGGTAACTATGGCTATTTGATGAAAAAAGTAGTCGCAATCAAAGGTGATAACATCTCTGTCATCGATGAAGGTGTTTTTGTAAACCGTCAACGTATTCCTTTTTCAAAACCCATATCAACAGATGGGATGAACCGTCCTTTGCCGGAATGGCACGCAAAAGATTATCCGCTTAAAGAAGATGAATTGTTGACCATGACCAGCCAAAGCTCGTGGTCCTTTGACAGTCGTTATTACGGCCCTGTCAGCATCAAGCAAATCAAAGGAGTGATCATACCTATATGGGTTAAAAACAACACGGGGGAAAGTGCATGA
- a CDS encoding class I SAM-dependent methyltransferase, producing the protein MSEKNINPFNQFAQDYDQWFDQHQAVFKSEIAALRKVMPKSGEGLEIGVGSGRFAAALGIKTGIESAKKLGEIAKSRGINIYEGVAESLPFATNQFDYILFNTVVCFLDSPQKAFSEAKRVLKSNGVLIIGMIDKNSPLGRLYETQKMDNSFYQNAHFYSVDELMALINQLGFSKKEVYQTIFSPLDKIVTPELVKPGCGEGGFVVIKAINRFYDVDSGIS; encoded by the coding sequence ATGAGCGAAAAAAATATCAACCCATTTAATCAGTTCGCACAAGATTATGATCAGTGGTTTGACCAACATCAAGCTGTTTTTAAGTCAGAGATTGCAGCGCTTAGGAAAGTCATGCCAAAATCCGGCGAAGGACTGGAAATTGGTGTGGGCTCAGGACGATTTGCCGCGGCGCTTGGAATAAAAACTGGCATTGAATCTGCCAAAAAATTAGGTGAAATTGCTAAATCTCGGGGTATTAATATCTATGAAGGTGTGGCAGAATCCCTGCCATTTGCAACTAATCAATTTGATTATATTTTATTTAATACAGTAGTCTGCTTTCTTGATTCTCCCCAAAAAGCGTTCAGCGAGGCAAAACGTGTCCTTAAATCAAATGGCGTCTTAATCATTGGTATGATTGATAAAAACTCGCCATTAGGCCGTTTGTATGAGACCCAAAAAATGGATAACTCTTTTTACCAGAATGCCCATTTTTATTCAGTAGATGAATTGATGGCATTAATCAATCAATTGGGATTTTCAAAGAAAGAGGTTTATCAAACTATTTTTTCTCCGCTGGATAAGATTGTTACGCCAGAACTCGTTAAACCAGGGTGTGGAGAGGGTGGATTTGTTGTTATCAAAGCAATTAATAGGTTTTATGACGTTGATAGCGGTATTAGTTAG
- a CDS encoding type IV secretory system conjugative DNA transfer family protein, producing the protein MSLMKPNKAIGPQVRQKRQDRENKQLILLVVLSLLMSMLIGTQYVAYKLHFHDGLGSSLAHVYLPWQSLWWSLKYHHYYPDYFNAAFGLMVMSGCLFLILIVFVGKHLKKENVSEYLHGSARWANRQDLKNAGLIGNEEGVYVGAFEDEQGEIHYLRHNGPEHILTYAPTRSGKGVGLVIPTLLSWKQSCVITDLKGELWALTAGWRQKHASNKVIRFEPATLTGSARWNPLDEIRVGTEYEVGDVQNLATLVVDPDGKGLETHWQKTSQALLVGFILHAIYKLRNQGEPATFPNIDKMLVDPNTNIADLLIEMTQYQHDDGKTHPVISASARDMIDRPEEEAGSVLSTLKSYLALYRDPVVAHNVSASDFCIKDLMHHDTPVSLYIVTQPNDKARLQPLVRVMLNMVVRLLADKMEFERVDGFIRTKKTYKHRLLCMIDEFPSLGKLDILQESLAFVAGYGLKFYLICQDINQLKSRERGYGPDETITSNCHIQNAYPPNRIETAEHLSKLTGQTTIVKEHITTSGKRISTFLSQISKTVQEVSRPLLTIDECQRMPGPKKDENGLIHEAGDMVIYVAGFPAIYGKQPLYFKDPVFIARASVEAPVQSDILRARLSEDEEIRL; encoded by the coding sequence ATGAGTCTGATGAAGCCCAATAAAGCCATTGGTCCACAAGTGAGGCAAAAGCGTCAGGACAGAGAAAATAAACAGCTGATTCTTTTAGTCGTTCTCTCACTACTCATGAGCATGCTGATTGGCACACAGTATGTGGCTTATAAGTTACATTTTCATGATGGCTTAGGTTCTTCATTAGCCCATGTCTATTTGCCCTGGCAATCCCTCTGGTGGAGCCTGAAATACCATCATTATTACCCGGATTACTTTAATGCGGCTTTTGGTTTGATGGTGATGAGTGGCTGTCTTTTTTTAATACTGATCGTTTTTGTTGGCAAGCATTTAAAAAAAGAAAATGTCAGTGAATACCTGCATGGTTCTGCAAGGTGGGCTAACAGGCAAGATTTAAAAAATGCGGGGCTTATCGGCAATGAAGAAGGCGTGTATGTGGGTGCTTTTGAAGATGAACAAGGTGAGATTCATTATTTACGTCATAATGGACCAGAACACATACTAACCTATGCCCCAACGCGCTCTGGGAAAGGTGTCGGTCTTGTTATTCCTACACTTTTATCCTGGAAACAGTCTTGTGTGATTACCGATTTAAAGGGAGAGCTGTGGGCATTAACCGCTGGCTGGCGTCAAAAACATGCTAGCAATAAAGTTATTCGGTTTGAGCCTGCAACCTTAACAGGTTCAGCCCGCTGGAATCCATTGGATGAAATCAGGGTTGGTACTGAATATGAAGTCGGTGATGTACAAAATCTTGCAACGCTTGTGGTTGACCCTGATGGCAAAGGGCTTGAAACCCACTGGCAGAAAACCTCCCAGGCACTTCTGGTCGGATTTATCCTGCATGCCATTTACAAGCTGAGAAACCAGGGGGAACCGGCCACTTTTCCCAACATTGACAAGATGTTGGTCGATCCGAATACCAATATCGCTGATTTGTTGATTGAAATGACCCAATATCAACATGATGATGGCAAAACACATCCGGTTATCAGTGCCTCGGCCCGTGACATGATTGACAGGCCCGAGGAAGAAGCAGGTTCCGTATTATCCACCTTAAAGTCCTATCTGGCCTTATACCGAGATCCGGTGGTGGCACACAATGTGTCTGCCTCCGATTTCTGTATCAAAGATTTGATGCACCATGACACGCCCGTCAGTCTTTATATCGTCACGCAACCCAACGATAAAGCACGGTTACAACCCCTGGTTCGAGTCATGCTGAATATGGTGGTTCGTCTTTTGGCCGATAAAATGGAGTTTGAGCGGGTAGATGGATTTATAAGAACGAAGAAAACCTACAAGCATCGCCTGTTGTGTATGATTGATGAATTTCCAAGCCTTGGCAAGCTTGATATTTTACAGGAATCCTTGGCCTTTGTGGCCGGATACGGTTTGAAGTTTTATCTCATTTGTCAGGACATCAACCAGCTTAAAAGTCGTGAGCGAGGCTATGGACCCGATGAAACCATTACCTCTAATTGCCATATCCAAAACGCCTATCCACCTAACCGGATAGAAACCGCTGAACATCTTTCAAAACTGACAGGCCAAACCACCATTGTCAAAGAACATATCACCACCAGCGGTAAACGGATATCAACCTTTTTAAGCCAGATATCTAAAACGGTGCAGGAAGTATCCCGTCCACTTTTAACCATCGATGAATGCCAGCGTATGCCAGGGCCAAAAAAAGATGAGAATGGCTTAATTCATGAGGCAGGCGATATGGTGATTTATGTGGCAGGCTTTCCAGCCATTTATGGGAAACAGCCCTTATATTTCAAAGACCCTGTTTTTATTGCCAGAGCATCGGTTGAAGCACCTGTTCAATCAGATATCTTACGTGCCCGTTTAAGTGAAGATGAGGAAATCAGGCTATGA
- a CDS encoding sterol desaturase family protein, translated as MTGIFIAAGFALILFFLERVFPLRKRKRDTFSRLTVNIAVSMTTFTVAFLLIRPTTSFFLGWTASTPFGLIRWLRLTGLWETLVGFLLLDLSFYYWHITNHKIPFLWRFHNVHHMDLDLDVSTGFRFHPGEVALSTIFRAIQVALIGVSVSTFVIYEAIFQIGTFFHHSNLRLPLRLERVLNLIFVTPRMHGIHHSNFKKETDSNYSVVFSVWDRLHRTIGLGISQEEIDIGVPGYAMKKDNHLKQVMILPFAQQREYWKDESGHKRLSRGEEIRRRVQWLAE; from the coding sequence TTGACTGGGATATTCATTGCGGCTGGATTCGCACTAATTTTGTTTTTCCTGGAAAGAGTGTTTCCTCTCAGGAAGCGCAAAAGAGACACGTTTTCCCGTCTGACTGTCAATATTGCAGTTTCCATGACTACCTTTACAGTCGCTTTTCTGCTGATACGTCCGACGACAAGCTTTTTTCTCGGCTGGACCGCCAGCACGCCATTCGGACTAATACGGTGGCTTAGACTCACAGGGCTTTGGGAAACTTTGGTCGGCTTTTTGCTGTTAGATCTTAGCTTCTATTATTGGCATATTACCAACCACAAAATTCCGTTTCTTTGGCGTTTTCATAATGTACATCATATGGATCTCGATCTTGATGTTTCCACAGGTTTTAGGTTTCACCCAGGTGAGGTGGCGCTTTCCACAATCTTTCGAGCTATTCAAGTGGCACTCATCGGCGTATCAGTGAGCACTTTTGTGATTTACGAAGCCATATTTCAGATTGGTACTTTTTTCCATCATTCAAACCTGCGCCTTCCGTTGCGTTTGGAACGGGTACTGAACCTTATTTTCGTAACACCGAGGATGCATGGCATTCATCACTCTAATTTCAAAAAGGAGACAGATTCGAACTACTCCGTTGTTTTTTCGGTTTGGGACAGGTTACACCGGACAATCGGCTTAGGTATATCCCAGGAAGAAATTGATATCGGAGTTCCTGGATATGCGATGAAAAAAGATAACCACTTAAAACAAGTAATGATATTACCGTTTGCCCAACAGCGGGAATATTGGAAGGACGAATCTGGTCATAAACGATTATCCAGGGGAGAAGAGATACGACGCCGAGTCCAGTGGCTGGCAGAATAG
- the trbJ gene encoding P-type conjugative transfer protein TrbJ produces MIFRILLVLLWSLNVFSDGAPVFDFANWLQNGKMIVNQVNEYRTQINQYNNQLLQYQNMLDNTKSLTSFQWDNANGVINNLLEATNTIDYYKQEAGSLQGYLDRFQSQEYYQKTACFNGNGQCSPEELKKIKQNKMAASVAEKRANDAMLKGIDKQQQNLKKDSEKLRVLQSQAQTAEGQKQALQAASQLSSNQAHQLLQIRGLLVAQQNAQAVRDAAAVNKEAIQTAGDERFRAGTYHKSSGKKW; encoded by the coding sequence ATGATATTTAGAATTCTGCTGGTTTTGTTATGGTCTTTGAACGTTTTTTCCGATGGCGCACCGGTGTTTGATTTTGCCAATTGGCTGCAAAATGGAAAAATGATAGTAAATCAGGTTAATGAGTACAGAACCCAAATCAATCAATACAATAACCAGCTTCTGCAATACCAGAACATGCTCGACAACACCAAATCCCTGACCTCGTTTCAATGGGATAACGCCAATGGGGTGATTAATAACCTGCTTGAGGCAACCAACACCATTGATTATTACAAACAGGAAGCAGGGAGCCTGCAAGGATATCTCGACCGTTTCCAAAGTCAGGAATATTATCAAAAAACAGCATGCTTTAATGGCAATGGACAATGTTCACCTGAAGAACTCAAAAAAATTAAACAAAACAAAATGGCCGCATCTGTGGCTGAAAAACGTGCTAATGATGCCATGCTCAAAGGTATTGATAAGCAACAGCAGAACTTGAAAAAAGATTCCGAAAAACTACGAGTCTTGCAATCCCAGGCACAAACTGCCGAAGGACAAAAGCAAGCGCTCCAAGCCGCTTCCCAATTGTCCAGCAATCAAGCGCATCAATTATTGCAAATCAGGGGATTATTGGTCGCACAACAAAACGCACAGGCGGTAAGGGATGCTGCGGCTGTAAATAAAGAAGCCATACAGACCGCTGGAGATGAGCGTTTTCGGGCAGGGACTTACCATAAAAGTTCCGGTAAAAAATGGTAG
- a CDS encoding sodium:calcium antiporter encodes MNIFTAFGLFIVGFSLVLYFAEKLLKGAVGTSRGFGISAFFISVVFIGFDPENLAVGAVGTFNNMAGIALGSIIGAAMVAIALALGITAFIAPMQFKRTPKRILILPNLAILLLGLLSLDGVLSRIDGLILFVGFIFSVIYLLWLNKKGYDIKPSDELFETIAHAKKEHRWKDAGLLFLSLAAIIVGSEFIVMASKTMIRYFGLSGSFFGMIILAFLVSIEEIVRELPAALKGRSEISFGNVVGSIFAFFLFNASIISMIKPVMVNQQTLFFYLPFCLFTMIVISLFMLTQRISRWMGGSLVILYLIFATVGYLLNNMQ; translated from the coding sequence GTGAATATTTTTACGGCATTTGGGCTCTTTATTGTAGGATTTTCCTTAGTACTTTATTTTGCTGAGAAACTGCTGAAAGGGGCCGTGGGAACTTCTAGGGGATTTGGTATCTCGGCATTTTTCATTAGCGTCGTTTTTATAGGTTTTGACCCGGAAAACTTAGCTGTTGGAGCAGTCGGTACTTTTAACAATATGGCTGGTATTGCCTTAGGTTCCATCATTGGTGCTGCGATGGTAGCTATAGCGCTGGCGTTGGGTATTACTGCATTCATTGCACCCATGCAATTTAAGCGAACACCAAAGCGGATACTCATTTTACCTAATCTTGCCATTCTTCTGTTAGGTCTGTTATCACTCGATGGTGTGCTTTCAAGAATTGACGGCCTGATTTTATTTGTAGGTTTTATTTTCTCCGTAATTTATCTCTTATGGCTTAATAAAAAGGGGTATGACATCAAACCATCTGATGAACTTTTTGAGACCATTGCTCACGCTAAAAAAGAGCATCGATGGAAAGACGCAGGCCTCTTGTTTCTTTCTCTTGCAGCCATTATTGTCGGTAGTGAGTTCATCGTTATGGCATCTAAAACCATGATTCGTTATTTTGGACTTTCCGGTTCCTTTTTCGGAATGATTATTCTGGCTTTTTTAGTCAGCATTGAAGAAATAGTACGAGAATTGCCTGCAGCACTTAAAGGAAGATCTGAGATAAGCTTTGGTAATGTGGTCGGCTCAATTTTTGCGTTTTTCCTGTTTAATGCAAGTATTATTTCCATGATAAAACCTGTAATGGTTAATCAACAAACATTGTTTTTTTACCTGCCTTTTTGTTTATTCACCATGATTGTAATTTCCCTTTTCATGCTAACGCAAAGAATATCGCGATGGATGGGTGGAAGCCTGGTTATTTTGTATTTAATCTTTGCCACAGTAGGTTATTTATTAAATAATATGCAGTGA
- the trbL gene encoding P-type conjugative transfer protein TrbL, whose amino-acid sequence MKKKTITSFTVLFLIGFSGICHAQGVGMDSRDLLDNILYRFSNNASMWSHTILSYARFLFWSLATISMVWTYGLMALRKADIQEFMAETVRFLVVVGFFYWILDNGPAIATAIMDSLRKLAANASGISATVSPSDIVDVGFDIVSKAIDNSSIWSPAATTVGLIVAGIILIVLALVSINMLIILITAWILTYGGIIVLGFGGGRWTQDIAIQYYKTVLGIALQAFAMILIIGIGKSFVDQYYAAMAKDILLKEMFIMLVVAVVLLVLINKIPPVLAGIVSGGGSGGGGSGLGLGGALGAAGIAGTALAGAAGAASAHSAGGLSALNAAFKAASQSVSAGDTGAVSGSSSGSKLGGLAQAMGQASKFAGSFGSHLASGAFDVARDKAGSMKASFSAKASDTTGGRIADAIYQRASSANKDSSSSETSASQNVTAMGAPEGSFSSGSDDFGPQEDCADEVSQFVNQKASGDSQ is encoded by the coding sequence ATGAAAAAAAAGACGATAACAAGCTTTACCGTATTATTTTTAATTGGATTTTCAGGCATTTGCCACGCCCAGGGTGTTGGTATGGATAGCAGGGATTTACTGGATAACATTCTCTATCGCTTTTCCAATAATGCCTCGATGTGGAGTCATACTATTTTAAGCTATGCGCGTTTCCTGTTCTGGTCATTGGCCACCATCAGCATGGTATGGACTTATGGCTTAATGGCGTTGCGCAAAGCAGATATTCAGGAGTTCATGGCAGAAACCGTGCGGTTTTTAGTGGTGGTCGGTTTTTTCTACTGGATTTTAGACAATGGTCCAGCCATTGCTACCGCCATTATGGACTCTTTACGCAAGCTTGCAGCAAATGCTTCTGGTATCTCGGCTACCGTATCGCCTTCTGATATCGTTGATGTGGGCTTTGATATTGTTTCCAAAGCGATTGATAACTCCTCCATCTGGTCGCCTGCGGCAACGACTGTTGGGCTGATAGTCGCAGGCATTATCCTCATCGTTTTGGCATTAGTCAGTATCAACATGCTCATCATCCTGATTACCGCCTGGATTTTAACTTACGGTGGCATCATTGTATTGGGATTTGGCGGTGGCCGCTGGACGCAGGATATTGCCATTCAATATTACAAAACTGTACTTGGTATCGCATTACAAGCCTTTGCCATGATTTTGATTATCGGCATCGGTAAGTCATTTGTCGATCAATACTATGCGGCTATGGCGAAAGACATTCTCTTAAAAGAAATGTTTATCATGCTGGTGGTAGCCGTTGTATTACTGGTACTCATCAACAAAATTCCACCAGTTTTGGCAGGTATTGTTTCTGGTGGCGGTTCAGGTGGCGGTGGCAGTGGTCTTGGCCTGGGCGGTGCTTTAGGTGCTGCGGGTATTGCAGGTACTGCTTTGGCGGGTGCGGCCGGTGCTGCAAGCGCTCATAGTGCTGGCGGTCTTTCTGCACTGAATGCTGCATTCAAAGCCGCTTCTCAGAGTGTTAGCGCAGGTGACACGGGTGCTGTTTCAGGCAGCAGTTCGGGTTCAAAACTTGGTGGTTTAGCCCAGGCCATGGGACAAGCTTCTAAATTTGCTGGTTCTTTTGGTTCGCACCTGGCTTCAGGAGCATTTGATGTGGCTCGTGACAAAGCTGGCAGCATGAAAGCTTCGTTTTCTGCCAAAGCCTCTGATACCACAGGTGGCAGGATTGCCGATGCCATTTATCAGCGTGCCTCATCTGCCAACAAGGATTCTTCTTCATCTGAAACATCCGCATCTCAAAATGTCACAGCCATGGGTGCGCCAGAAGGCAGTTTTAGTTCTGGAAGCGATGATTTTGGACCTCAAGAAGATTGTGCTGATGAGGTCAGTCAATTTGTCAACCAAAAGGCATCAGGAGACAGTCAATGA